Proteins encoded together in one Bacteroides zoogleoformans window:
- the traM gene encoding conjugative transposon protein TraM, which produces MDNKQKEQIKKGLVFGGLGLLFALSMWFIFAPSGKDKTAAEQGLNDSIPQATTEKLTENKLKAYELGDKAHEEEQTREEMGRLSDYFAQNTAPSEAERAETAASTAKIESSMHRYEENNRLLNSFYAPDPHEQEREALRSEIDNLKKELSVKDSREDNEEKRQLALMEKSYQMAARYLPKASTPPTFNSGLTAGKEKTEDTEGGSEAAKGKTMQNEKPVMEVLPERRQLVSSLNQPMSDVYFMEEYGKKARNMGFHSLASTAVPTMRNTLKVVVDRTTVLKEGDNVVLRLLETAKVQGLHIPRQSRLIAVAKIEGNRMHLLVKSIEVDGHIIAVKLSAYDTDGQEGVYIPGSEDINALKEVGANIGGSMGTSFTFASSAKDQIISEAARGVMQGASQLLQKKLRTVKVTLKGGYRLFLVQSK; this is translated from the coding sequence ATGGATAATAAACAGAAAGAACAAATCAAGAAAGGCTTGGTCTTCGGAGGACTGGGACTGCTGTTTGCCCTCTCAATGTGGTTTATCTTCGCACCGTCGGGCAAGGATAAGACTGCTGCGGAGCAGGGACTCAATGACAGCATCCCGCAGGCAACGACAGAAAAGCTCACCGAAAACAAGCTCAAAGCCTACGAATTAGGCGACAAGGCACACGAGGAGGAACAGACCCGCGAGGAGATGGGCAGGCTATCGGACTATTTCGCACAGAACACTGCTCCATCAGAGGCAGAACGTGCAGAGACAGCAGCTTCTACGGCAAAGATAGAAAGCTCCATGCATCGCTATGAGGAGAATAATCGGCTCTTAAACTCCTTTTACGCTCCCGACCCACACGAGCAGGAGCGTGAAGCCTTGCGCTCGGAGATAGATAACCTTAAAAAAGAACTCTCTGTCAAAGACAGCAGGGAGGACAATGAAGAGAAAAGACAGCTTGCCTTGATGGAAAAGAGCTATCAGATGGCAGCGAGGTATCTTCCCAAGGCATCAACTCCACCTACCTTCAATAGTGGTCTGACGGCTGGAAAGGAGAAGACGGAAGACACTGAAGGTGGCTCTGAAGCCGCTAAGGGCAAGACCATGCAGAATGAAAAGCCTGTAATGGAGGTGCTGCCGGAGCGTAGGCAGTTAGTATCTTCACTTAATCAGCCTATGAGCGATGTGTACTTTATGGAGGAATACGGCAAGAAGGCTCGTAATATGGGCTTTCATTCGCTTGCAAGCACGGCTGTACCTACAATGCGCAACACACTGAAAGTAGTAGTGGACAGGACCACTGTTCTTAAGGAGGGCGACAATGTGGTCCTCCGTCTGCTGGAAACTGCTAAGGTACAGGGACTGCACATTCCACGACAGAGCCGACTGATAGCCGTCGCTAAGATTGAGGGTAACCGTATGCACCTGCTTGTCAAAAGCATTGAGGTGGACGGACATATCATAGCCGTCAAACTCTCGGCATACGACACAGATGGGCAGGAGGGTGTTTATATACCTGGTTCGGAGGACATCAATGCGCTTAAGGAAGTCGGGGCAAACATTGGCGGTTCTATGGGAACATCCTTTACCTTCGCTTCCTCTGCCAAAGACCAGATTATCTCCGAGGCTGCCCGTGGGGTGATGCAGGGTGCAAGTCAACTGCTTCAGAAGAAACTGCGCACCGTCAAGGTAACGCTCAAGGGTGGCTACCGCCTTTTCTTGGTTCAGTCCAAATAA
- the traN gene encoding conjugative transposon protein TraN yields the protein MKKIILSMAMLTLVGATATAQENNDGLTPSRPLTSGELFQGMSRSIPNGRVVLPYGLDVTFDKTVHLIFPSAIRYVDLGSQNIIAGKAEDAENVLRVKASVKDFETETNMSVICEDGSFYAFNVKYADEPEKLSIEMKDFLSPTDGRLPSNRSDIYFKELGNESPVLVKLMMQTIYQNDRRSIKHIGAQQFGMKFLLRGLYAHNGLLYFHTCMENGTNMPYSVDFITFKVVDKKMAKRTAIQEQVLQPLRAYHQVMQVRGMGSEHAVFALEQFSLAEDKQLEVTLYERNGGRTLTFHVTAEDLQLAKRIDNLKLKW from the coding sequence ATGAAGAAAATTATTTTATCAATGGCTATGCTTACCTTGGTGGGAGCAACAGCCACAGCACAGGAAAACAATGATGGTCTGACACCGAGCCGTCCGCTTACTTCGGGAGAGCTCTTTCAAGGTATGAGCCGTTCCATTCCTAACGGGCGTGTCGTCCTGCCATACGGCTTGGACGTAACCTTTGACAAGACCGTGCATCTTATCTTCCCTTCTGCCATCCGCTATGTAGACTTAGGTTCGCAGAATATCATCGCAGGAAAGGCGGAGGATGCTGAGAACGTACTACGTGTAAAGGCTTCAGTGAAGGACTTTGAGACGGAGACCAATATGAGTGTCATCTGCGAGGACGGCTCATTTTACGCTTTTAATGTAAAGTATGCCGATGAGCCGGAGAAGTTAAGCATCGAGATGAAGGACTTTCTGTCACCAACGGACGGACGACTGCCAAGCAATCGCTCTGATATTTACTTTAAGGAACTCGGTAACGAGTCGCCCGTATTAGTAAAACTGATGATGCAGACCATCTATCAGAACGACAGGCGCAGCATCAAGCACATCGGTGCTCAGCAGTTCGGCATGAAGTTCCTGCTTCGTGGCTTGTATGCCCATAATGGCTTGCTGTATTTCCACACTTGTATGGAAAACGGCACGAATATGCCGTACTCTGTGGATTTTATCACATTTAAGGTGGTTGATAAGAAGATGGCAAAGCGTACCGCCATACAGGAACAAGTATTGCAGCCGCTTCGTGCCTATCATCAGGTAATGCAGGTGCGTGGCATGGGCAGTGAACACGCTGTGTTTGCGCTTGAGCAGTTTTCTCTTGCTGAAGACAAGCAGCTTGAAGTGACGCTTTATGAGAGAAATGGCGGTCGCACGCTGACCTTCCATGTAACGGCAGAAGACCTACAACTGGCAAAGAGGATTGATAACCTCAAACTGAAATGGTAG
- a CDS encoding conjugal transfer protein TraO: MVDIMKKKIILSVCAAVAMAFSLPSQAQRLIPKQRGVEVAGSVPLIKGEKFLAAGNFGMGASLTRYLGCENYTFVMAEYEQQNMPYRDYAVKLKDALLQVGYMYPVLSDRGKNVFLYGGISALGGYEQLNEDKKLLPDGATLLDRSRFVYGGAVHGSVEVFLTDGVLFLVKAQGRFLFGTDVHRFRPAVSAGLRFNF; the protein is encoded by the coding sequence ATGGTAGACATTATGAAGAAGAAAATCATTTTATCGGTTTGTGCAGCGGTGGCAATGGCTTTTAGCTTGCCATCGCAGGCACAGCGACTTATCCCCAAGCAAAGGGGCGTAGAGGTCGCAGGGAGTGTTCCGCTTATCAAGGGTGAAAAGTTCCTTGCAGCTGGCAATTTTGGCATGGGAGCATCACTCACCCGATATCTGGGGTGTGAGAACTATACCTTTGTTATGGCAGAGTATGAACAACAGAATATGCCGTACAGGGATTATGCAGTGAAACTCAAAGATGCGCTCTTACAGGTGGGCTATATGTACCCTGTTCTCTCCGACAGAGGTAAGAACGTGTTTCTCTATGGTGGCATATCCGCCTTGGGTGGCTATGAGCAGCTGAACGAGGACAAGAAGCTGCTGCCCGATGGGGCAACACTGCTCGACCGCTCCCGCTTTGTCTATGGCGGTGCCGTGCATGGCTCGGTGGAAGTGTTTCTAACAGATGGAGTCCTTTTTCTTGTAAAGGCGCAGGGACGGTTCCTCTTTGGAACGGACGTGCATCGTTTCCGTCCGGCTGTTTCAGCGGGACTAAGGTTTAACTTTTAA
- a CDS encoding DUF3872 domain-containing protein: protein MKKILNTIWVMGVLTLAVFCLSACDRDLDVEQSYPFTVETMPVQKDIIRGQTAEIRCTLKRGGEFADTRYTIRYFQSDGKGLLRNDNGTIFKPNDRYPLTKDVFRLYYTSLSADRQTIDIYVEDSFGKVQQLTFSFNNEREEGKEKPAPSRH from the coding sequence ATGAAGAAGATATTGAATACGATTTGGGTAATGGGTGTGCTGACCCTTGCCGTGTTTTGCCTATCTGCTTGTGATAGGGATTTGGATGTGGAGCAGTCTTATCCGTTTACGGTGGAGACAATGCCGGTTCAGAAGGATATCATAAGGGGGCAGACGGCTGAGATACGCTGCACGCTGAAGCGGGGCGGTGAGTTTGCTGACACTCGCTATACGATACGTTATTTCCAGTCTGATGGCAAGGGCTTGCTAAGAAATGATAATGGTACTATCTTCAAGCCGAACGACCGCTATCCGCTGACGAAAGATGTGTTCCGCTTATATTACACTTCTCTGTCAGCCGATCGCCAGACGATTGATATATACGTGGAGGATAGTTTCGGTAAAGTTCAGCAGCTGACCTTTAGTTTCAACAACGAGCGGGAAGAGGGCAAGGAAAAGCCCGCACCTTCTCGCCACTAA
- a CDS encoding glycoside hydrolase family protein: protein MRTINSFILLCVFCLFCQPTLAQRRVRLADLPPFERAVVCIKYFEGLHGRKDYPYVGYGHQLLPGEHFTAAMTEWQADSLLRADLWKCFEHFKGYGKDALLLTLLAYNVGVGRLLGYGNHPKSRLIRKIESGDRNFYREFVSFCRHKGKVLRGLVKRRKVEFALFYIP from the coding sequence ATGCGAACGATAAATTCTTTCATTTTACTTTGTGTATTCTGCCTGTTCTGTCAGCCGACCCTTGCCCAGCGCAGGGTGCGGCTGGCCGACTTGCCACCTTTTGAGCGTGCAGTGGTCTGTATCAAGTATTTTGAGGGTCTGCACGGCAGGAAGGATTATCCTTATGTCGGGTATGGTCATCAGCTATTGCCGGGTGAGCACTTCACGGCAGCAATGACGGAATGGCAGGCGGACTCTCTCCTGCGTGCTGACCTTTGGAAATGCTTTGAACATTTCAAGGGCTATGGTAAGGATGCACTACTGCTTACCTTGCTTGCCTACAATGTGGGCGTAGGTCGTTTGCTCGGTTACGGCAACCATCCCAAAAGCCGGCTAATACGAAAGATAGAGTCGGGCGACAGGAATTTCTACCGTGAATTTGTCTCTTTCTGCCGACACAAAGGCAAAGTCCTGCGTGGACTTGTCAAACGGCGTAAAGTGGAGTTTGCACTGTTTTATATACCCTGA
- a CDS encoding class I SAM-dependent methyltransferase, with amino-acid sequence MGHKQSNSYKRMMEHYDDVLTGRKWWSRMYMRLVWKEDGNLLARKVLDFIPDDFHGRLLDVPVGTAIFTAGKYRRMKAAEIVGLDYSEEMIAIATLRKETEDIDNLSLVQGDVGELPYTDESFDYVLSMNGFQAFPDKDKAFAEIFRVLKPGGCFCGCFYVRDERRLGDFLVKKVLERKGFFHPPYDTFAEADSRLRSMYGDDVQTEKMESVCLFRCVKPQKASSKKNNNPKT; translated from the coding sequence ATGGGACACAAGCAGAGCAATTCCTACAAGAGAATGATGGAGCATTACGACGACGTGCTGACCGGACGAAAGTGGTGGTCGAGGATGTATATGCGACTGGTATGGAAAGAAGATGGTAATCTCTTGGCTCGGAAGGTGCTTGATTTCATACCGGACGATTTCCACGGACGACTGCTTGACGTACCCGTCGGTACTGCCATTTTCACCGCCGGAAAGTATCGCCGAATGAAGGCAGCCGAGATAGTAGGCTTGGACTATTCTGAGGAAATGATAGCCATTGCGACTCTGCGGAAGGAGACTGAGGATATAGACAACCTGTCTTTGGTACAAGGCGATGTCGGAGAGCTGCCTTATACAGACGAGAGCTTCGATTATGTGCTGTCCATGAACGGTTTTCAGGCTTTCCCTGACAAAGACAAAGCCTTTGCCGAAATCTTCCGCGTGTTGAAACCCGGAGGTTGTTTTTGTGGCTGCTTTTATGTCAGGGACGAACGCCGATTAGGAGACTTCCTTGTTAAGAAAGTCTTGGAAAGAAAGGGATTCTTCCATCCTCCATACGACACTTTTGCTGAAGCTGATAGCCGGCTTAGGAGTATGTATGGCGATGACGTACAGACAGAGAAAATGGAATCCGTCTGCTTGTTTCGCTGCGTGAAGCCGCAAAAAGCATCATCGAAAAAGAACAATAACCCCAAAACATAA